Genomic DNA from Mycolicibacterium helvum:
TCCGGGCGCCGAGTGGTGGTCGGGCGCCCGTCGTGGACCGCCGAGCAGGCCGAGGTGGCTGAGCATCTGCAGTCGCCCCGGCGCAGCGGTGAATCGCGCGGTGAGACAGTCGTTTTCGTTGCGGTCGACGGCCAGGTGTGCGGGGCGATCGCGGTCGCTGACGCGGTCAAGGAGTCCGCGGCCGATGCCGTGGCCGCATTGCATCGCAAGGGGCTGCGCACCGTGCTGCTCACCGGGGACAACGCGGCGGCCGCGGGCGCGGTGGCCGCCCAGGTCGGCATCGACGAGGTCATCGCCGAGGTGCTGCCCGAAGGCAAGGTCGACGTCATCGAGCAACTGCGCGAGCAGGGCCGGGTGGTCGCGATGGTGGGCGACGGCATCAACGACGGCCCCGCCCTGGCGTCGGCGGATCTCGGCCTGGCCATCGGGCGCGGCACCGATGTCGCGATCGGTGCCGCCGACATCATCCTGGTGCGCGACGATCTCGACATCGTCCCGCAAGCGCTCGACTTGGCTCGTGCCACCATGCGCACGATCCGCACCAATCTGTTCTGGGCGTTCGGCTACAACGTGGCGGCCATCCCGATCGCCGCGGCCGGGCTGCTCAATCCGCTCATCGCCGGTGCGGCGATGGCGTTCTCGTCGTTCTTCGTCGTCTCGAACAGCCTGCGGCTGCGCAACTTCGACGCCCGCTAGTCACTGAAAGGCAGATCAGATGTCCCAGCAGACCTTCATGGTCACCGGCTTGCATTGTCAGAGTTGTGTGCGGGTGGTGAGCGGCGCGCTGACGGAACTGCCCGGGGTCGGCGCGGTCGAGGTCGACCTCGACGCCGACGGCGCGTCCACCGTGCGGGTCGACACCGCCGCCGAACTCAGCGTCGAGCAGGTCCGGGCCGCGCTCGCAGACGAGGGTGACTACGCCGTCGTGAGCTGAACGGGCTCACGCCTCGACGAAACGCCCCGCGAATCCACGCAGCGGCAGGTCGGCGCTGGTCAGCAGACCGGGTGGGGCGGCGACCACCGACGTGATGGCGGACAGCGCCGGCATCCCGGTGACCGTCATACCGATCGAGGCGAAGTTCGCCGGATCCGACAGGTCCACATCGGGTTTCGGGAAGATCATGTGCTTGTTGTAGACGCACGGGTCACCCTTGACCTGGGTGATGTAGCAGCCCTTGATGCGCCAGCTCGGGCTGGTGTGCGGCGTCATCTGCCACTCCAGGTGCGTCTCGACCCGCGGCACACCGTTCACCATGCCCTGGTACTTGATGTAGTTGCCGCCCAGTGATCCCTTGGGCAGGACGTACCAGCCCAGGTCGACGTCCTCGGTGCAGGCGCCGAGTTCGTAGCTGAAGGTAACCTCGTCGAGTTTCAGGCCGAAGCAGTCGGCCATCATATAGACGCTGTCGGCGAAGACCCGGGTGTACTTCTCCAGCTTCCCCGGAATGCTCGGATCGTCAACGGGCAGACCGTAACCCACCTCGATCCAGGTGTCCTTGCTGTGATGGCAGGACACGTCGACGGATTCGATGGTGGTGATGTTCTCGATGTCGGCGACGTCGGCCGAGCAGACCACGCCCAGGATCTGATTCAGGCCCGGGTTCATGCCGGTGCCATAGAACGTCGACCCGCCCTTTTCACATGCTTCGGCCAGCAGCTGGCTGACCTTCTTGCCCGACGAGTGCGGGTGGTTCCTGTCGCGGTGCCAACCGGTGATCCAGTCCGCGGTGGTGACGATGTTGATGCCGGCTTCGAGGATCTGTACGTAGAGATCCTCGTCGGGGAACACCCCGTGGAAGGTGAGGACGTCGGGTTTGGCGGCGATGATCTCTTCGATGGTGCCGGTGGCGATCACTCCGTTGGGGGCCAGGCCGGCTAGCTCGCCGGCGTCCTTGCCCACCTTCTCGGGTGAATAGCAGTGCACACCAATCAATTCCAGATCAGGCCGGGTTGCGATGCGCTTGATCATCTCCGAGCCGACATTGCCGGTGGCGACCTGGAAGACGCGGATCGGCTCACTCTTGTTGCCCACTGGGGTTCAGCCCTTCTCTCGTGCCGCATACACGTCGGCGGCGCTGCCACCGATGCCATCGGGATAAAACTGCTTGGCCCACTCGCGGATTGCGGTGAAGCCGGAGTACTCATCGCCGGTCAGCGCGGGCGGATCGGAGTAGCGCTGATGCGACCAGATGTGGATGTCCTGGCGGAACTGGCGGATGACTTCGTCGCCGAATTCGGCCGCTTTGACAGCCGCACGCTCGGTGTCCTTGCCCGGTGTGCGGCCGATGTAGACCATGAACCGCACATCGGAGGTGTACTCGTCGACCGGTGTGATGCACGAGATGGTGCGGTTATCGATCATGCCCCAGCTCTTGGTGACGGCGATCCCCAAGCCGCCGTTGATCGCCTCGACGCCACTTCTGACGTCGTCGATCATCTGCTGATCGTCACCTTCGAAGGTGATGGTGAAGTCCACGTAGGACACCGGTTCGGCGAAGTCATGGCGGGTGAAGATCGGGTTGATCGGGGTGCCGTGGACGTATTTGAAGTGGGCGAAGTCCACCCCGTTCTCGAGGACGTATTGCGGGTGCATCTCGTGGCCCTGCTCGAACAGCCGTCGCTGCGGGTAGTAGTCGGCCGCGCTGCTGTCATCGCCGAACGAGGCGAATACATCGGGGGCGTCAAAGAACGGCTCACGGCCGTCGTCGTCATACCAGAGGTAGATCGACTCGTTGCGTTCCGCGGTTGGGTAGGTCTTGATGCGCCGGCCGCGGTTGGGTCGCTTGTCGTAGGGAATGCAGACATTTCGGCCTTCTGAATCCCATTGCCAGCCATGAAACGGGCACTGCAACACTTCGCCTTCGACGTGTCCGCCGTAGCCCAGGTGGGCGCCCAGGTGTTCGCAGTAGGCGTTCATCACGGTGACAGTGCCCGACTTGGCACGCCAGGCGATCAATTCCTGACCGAAGTACGTCATCCGGTGCACGTCACCGACACCGATCTCATCGGACCACGCCACCTGAAACCATCCCGTCGGCTTCATCGAAAGCGGTGGCTTCGCCATCTCGGTCCTTTTCATGGATACCCACGCGGTGATCATGGGGGAGTCTATGAACTAATCATAGTAGTGTCAATGAAAGATCGAAATCGCTTAAGCTACTGCGATGGCAGAGCCAGACAGCGCACGCAGAACATCCAACCGGCGCGGCATGGCCACACGGGAAGCGATGCTCAATGCGGCCGTCGAGGCATTGGCCACCGGCGACCCGGCCGCCGTTTCGGCCAATCGCATTGCCAAGCAGATCGGCGTGACGTGGGGGACCGTGCAATACCAGTTCGGCGACGCCGACGGATTTTGGGCAGCGGTGCTGCACCACACCGCGCAGCGGCGGGCCAGCCTGTTCGGCAGTGCCGGCGGCGGAGCTCCGCTGCGTTCGCGTGTCGCCGGCATCATCGACACCCTGTACAAGGGGCTGGACGCTCCGGACTCCCGAGCCATCGAGAACCTCCGGGCCGCGTTGCCGCGCAACCCTGACGACCTCGACCGTCTGTATCCCGCCACTGCCGCCGAGCTGAGATCCTGGGGCCAAAGCTGGAATGAGACGTGCCAGAAGGCATTCGCCGACCTGCACGTCAATCCGCGGCGGGTGCACCACGTGGCAGCGTTCATCCCGGGTGCGATGCGAGGCCTGGTGTCCGAGAAGCAACTTGGCAGCTACGCCGATCTTGATGAGGCTCGCGAAGGATTGACCAACGCCATTGCCGCCTACCTGAGCGAGCCCTCGGATTGATCGGCCGCCCGCCCATGATCAGCGCCGGTTCTTGGCCAGCTCGTGCAACATCGCGTTGTAGGCGTCGAGGTCGTCGTCATAGTGCGCGTCGGCATGCCGATCCGTGCGCACCGCGGTCCGCCGATCCTGGCGGGCCCACTGGACCACCAGCGCCACCACCACCACGATGATCGGCAGCTCGCTGGATCCCCAGGCCAGCGCCCCGCCCAGGTGCTGGTCGTCGCTCAGGCTCGTCAGCCACGGCAGGTCGAGGCTGCGGTAGAACGTGCCGCCGAGAATCGACGTCATGGTCATCGTCGCGATACCGAAGAACGCGTGGAACGGCATGACCGCGAACAACATCCCGAGCCGTCCGATGAACGGAAGCCGCTTCGGGCC
This window encodes:
- a CDS encoding heavy-metal-associated domain-containing protein produces the protein MSQQTFMVTGLHCQSCVRVVSGALTELPGVGAVEVDLDADGASTVRVDTAAELSVEQVRAALADEGDYAVVS
- a CDS encoding NAD(P)H-dependent amine dehydrogenase family protein; protein product: MIKRIATRPDLELIGVHCYSPEKVGKDAGELAGLAPNGVIATGTIEEIIAAKPDVLTFHGVFPDEDLYVQILEAGINIVTTADWITGWHRDRNHPHSSGKKVSQLLAEACEKGGSTFYGTGMNPGLNQILGVVCSADVADIENITTIESVDVSCHHSKDTWIEVGYGLPVDDPSIPGKLEKYTRVFADSVYMMADCFGLKLDEVTFSYELGACTEDVDLGWYVLPKGSLGGNYIKYQGMVNGVPRVETHLEWQMTPHTSPSWRIKGCYITQVKGDPCVYNKHMIFPKPDVDLSDPANFASIGMTVTGMPALSAITSVVAAPPGLLTSADLPLRGFAGRFVEA
- a CDS encoding Rieske 2Fe-2S domain-containing protein yields the protein MAKPPLSMKPTGWFQVAWSDEIGVGDVHRMTYFGQELIAWRAKSGTVTVMNAYCEHLGAHLGYGGHVEGEVLQCPFHGWQWDSEGRNVCIPYDKRPNRGRRIKTYPTAERNESIYLWYDDDGREPFFDAPDVFASFGDDSSAADYYPQRRLFEQGHEMHPQYVLENGVDFAHFKYVHGTPINPIFTRHDFAEPVSYVDFTITFEGDDQQMIDDVRSGVEAINGGLGIAVTKSWGMIDNRTISCITPVDEYTSDVRFMVYIGRTPGKDTERAAVKAAEFGDEVIRQFRQDIHIWSHQRYSDPPALTGDEYSGFTAIREWAKQFYPDGIGGSAADVYAAREKG
- a CDS encoding TetR/AcrR family transcriptional regulator, with the translated sequence MAEPDSARRTSNRRGMATREAMLNAAVEALATGDPAAVSANRIAKQIGVTWGTVQYQFGDADGFWAAVLHHTAQRRASLFGSAGGGAPLRSRVAGIIDTLYKGLDAPDSRAIENLRAALPRNPDDLDRLYPATAAELRSWGQSWNETCQKAFADLHVNPRRVHHVAAFIPGAMRGLVSEKQLGSYADLDEAREGLTNAIAAYLSEPSD